In the Epinephelus lanceolatus isolate andai-2023 chromosome 6, ASM4190304v1, whole genome shotgun sequence genome, one interval contains:
- the LOC117253444 gene encoding discs large homolog 1-like protein isoform X12, whose amino-acid sequence MMTSSVSSSSTSLRSTQKRTLYVRALFDYDGSASDLSAPNQALPFHFGDVLHVSSASEEEWWPARHLSPPPPNCPEVGVIPSRRRAEKKERSRLKTVRVTRSQDRSDQDDKAGQEETLLTYQPVMQQEVNYTRPVIVLGPMKDRVNDDLISEFPDKFGSCVPHTTRPRRDYEVDGRDYHFMSSRELMEREIQEHKFIEAGQYNNHLYGTSIQSVKEVADKGKHCILDVSGNAIKRLQLAGLHPIAIFIRPRNVDNILEMNKRFTEEQARKTFDRAVKLEQEFTEFFTAIVQGSSLEEVYSQVKQIIEEQSGPYIWVPTKERL is encoded by the exons ATGATGACCAGCAGtgtcagctccagctccacaTCGCTCCGCTCCACACAGAAACGCACACTTTACGTCAG AGCGTTGTTTGACTACGATGGAAGTGCGTCAGATCTGAGCGCGCCCAATCAGGCCCTGCCATTTCATTTCGGGGATGTCCTGCATGTTAGCAGCGCCAGCGAAGAGGAATGGTGGCCCGCCCGTCACCTCAGCCCCCCGCCTCCAAACTGCCCTGAAGTCGGAGTCATCCCCAGCcgcaggag GgcagagaagaaggagaggTCGAGGTTAAAGACGGTCAGAGTGACAAGGTCTCAGGACAGATCG gaTCAGGATGATAAAG CTGGCCAAGAGGAGACCCTCCTCACCTACCAACCTGTCATGCAGCAGGAAG TTAATTACACGCGGCCAGTCATTGTGCTTGGACCAATGAAAGATCGGGTCAATGATGACCTCATCTCAGAGTTCCCTGACAAGTTTGGCTCCTGTGTCCCAC ACACAACGCGGCCGCGGCGAGACTACGAGGTAGACGGCAGAGATTACCACTTCATGTCCTCCAGAGAACTCATGGAGCGAGAGATTCAGGAACATAAGTTCATAGAGGCTGGACAGTACAACAACCACCTGTATGGAACCAGCATACAGTCTGTCAAAGAAGTCGCTGACAag GGTAAACACTGTATACTGGATGTATCAGGGAATGCGATAAAGCGTCTCCAGTTGGCAGGCCTCCATCCCATCGCTATCTTCATTAGACCACGCAACGTTGATAACATCCT AGAGATGAACAAGCGTTTCACTGAGGAGCAGGCGAGGAAGACCTTCGACAGAGCTGTCAAACTGGAGCAGGAGTTCACAGAGTTCTTTACCG ctaTCGTCCAAGGCTCATCTCTAGAGGAAGTGTACTCGCAGGTGAAGCAGATCATTGAGGAGCAGTCTGGTCCTTACATCTGGGTGCCCACCAAGGAGCGACTCTGA
- the LOC117253444 gene encoding disks large homolog 1-like isoform X11 codes for MMTSSVSSSSTSLRSTQKRTLYVRALFDYDGSASDLSAPNQALPFHFGDVLHVSSASEEEWWPARHLSPPPPNCPEVGVIPSRRRAEKKERSRLKTVRVTRSQDRSDQDDKELVTSGTSDSESSSSGQEETLLTYQPVMQQEVNYTRPVIVLGPMKDRVNDDLISEFPDKFGSCVPHTTRPRRDYEVDGRDYHFMSSRELMEREIQEHKFIEAGQYNNHLYGTSIQSVKEVADKGKHCILDVSGNAIKRLQLAGLHPIAIFIRPRNVDNILEMNKRFTEEQARKTFDRAVKLEQEFTEFFTAIVQGSSLEEVYSQVKQIIEEQSGPYIWVPTKERL; via the exons ATGATGACCAGCAGtgtcagctccagctccacaTCGCTCCGCTCCACACAGAAACGCACACTTTACGTCAG AGCGTTGTTTGACTACGATGGAAGTGCGTCAGATCTGAGCGCGCCCAATCAGGCCCTGCCATTTCATTTCGGGGATGTCCTGCATGTTAGCAGCGCCAGCGAAGAGGAATGGTGGCCCGCCCGTCACCTCAGCCCCCCGCCTCCAAACTGCCCTGAAGTCGGAGTCATCCCCAGCcgcaggag GgcagagaagaaggagaggTCGAGGTTAAAGACGGTCAGAGTGACAAGGTCTCAGGACAGATCG gaTCAGGATGATAAAG AGCTGGTAACCTCTGGCACCAGCGATAGTGAGAGTAGTTCCT CTGGCCAAGAGGAGACCCTCCTCACCTACCAACCTGTCATGCAGCAGGAAG TTAATTACACGCGGCCAGTCATTGTGCTTGGACCAATGAAAGATCGGGTCAATGATGACCTCATCTCAGAGTTCCCTGACAAGTTTGGCTCCTGTGTCCCAC ACACAACGCGGCCGCGGCGAGACTACGAGGTAGACGGCAGAGATTACCACTTCATGTCCTCCAGAGAACTCATGGAGCGAGAGATTCAGGAACATAAGTTCATAGAGGCTGGACAGTACAACAACCACCTGTATGGAACCAGCATACAGTCTGTCAAAGAAGTCGCTGACAag GGTAAACACTGTATACTGGATGTATCAGGGAATGCGATAAAGCGTCTCCAGTTGGCAGGCCTCCATCCCATCGCTATCTTCATTAGACCACGCAACGTTGATAACATCCT AGAGATGAACAAGCGTTTCACTGAGGAGCAGGCGAGGAAGACCTTCGACAGAGCTGTCAAACTGGAGCAGGAGTTCACAGAGTTCTTTACCG ctaTCGTCCAAGGCTCATCTCTAGAGGAAGTGTACTCGCAGGTGAAGCAGATCATTGAGGAGCAGTCTGGTCCTTACATCTGGGTGCCCACCAAGGAGCGACTCTGA